Proteins co-encoded in one Corynebacterium tuberculostearicum genomic window:
- the coaBC gene encoding bifunctional phosphopantothenoylcysteine decarboxylase/phosphopantothenate--cysteine ligase CoaBC: protein MTELDTSRNIVVGVAGGIAAYKACHLVRNFKEAGDDVRVVPTENALNFVGAATFEALSGHPVSTTVFDAVDEVQHVNVGQHADVVVIAPATADLIARLATGRADDLLTSTVLVANCPVIVAPAMHTEMWLNPATQDNVATLRRRGITVIEPAHGRLTGADSGPGRLPEPDQIAEVVRTELAGYRVEHRWKGKKVVISAGGTREELDPVRYLGNRSSGRQGFALAEWACQMGADVTIVAGNTASLPVPSGAKVRSIISTRELEQAMREEARDADVVIMAAAVSDFRPAEVAESKMKKGQADDALSTLHLVENPDVLKGLVAARDRAELPAECVIVGFAAETGDADKSALEYAQEKFARKGCDVIMANEVGRDKTFGQKSNEGWILRSGLEPQRVEHGSKQVVAAQILAAVNEMLRD, encoded by the coding sequence GTGACTGAATTAGATACCTCTCGCAATATTGTAGTGGGCGTTGCTGGCGGCATCGCTGCGTATAAGGCTTGCCACCTCGTGCGCAACTTTAAGGAGGCTGGCGATGACGTGCGGGTGGTGCCCACAGAGAATGCGTTGAACTTTGTTGGCGCAGCTACATTTGAGGCGCTATCTGGCCACCCAGTATCCACGACTGTTTTTGACGCAGTGGATGAGGTCCAACACGTAAATGTGGGGCAGCACGCGGATGTTGTGGTCATAGCTCCCGCTACCGCTGACTTGATTGCAAGGTTGGCTACAGGGCGGGCGGATGACCTGCTCACCTCTACAGTTCTAGTGGCCAACTGCCCAGTGATTGTAGCGCCAGCTATGCATACGGAAATGTGGCTCAACCCCGCTACTCAAGACAATGTGGCCACTTTGCGACGCCGCGGGATAACCGTCATAGAGCCCGCACATGGGCGTTTGACGGGCGCGGACTCGGGTCCAGGGCGTCTGCCAGAGCCGGACCAGATTGCAGAGGTCGTGCGCACGGAATTGGCGGGATACCGGGTAGAGCATCGGTGGAAGGGCAAAAAGGTAGTAATTTCTGCCGGTGGTACTCGCGAAGAGCTGGATCCCGTGCGCTATTTGGGCAATCGGTCCTCTGGGAGGCAAGGTTTTGCGCTCGCGGAATGGGCTTGTCAGATGGGGGCTGATGTAACCATAGTGGCGGGCAATACGGCCTCGCTCCCGGTGCCCAGCGGTGCGAAGGTTCGCAGTATTATTTCCACGCGTGAGTTAGAGCAGGCTATGCGCGAGGAGGCGCGCGATGCTGACGTAGTTATCATGGCCGCAGCCGTCTCTGATTTTCGCCCTGCCGAGGTTGCAGAGTCCAAGATGAAAAAGGGTCAAGCGGATGATGCGCTTTCAACGCTTCACCTCGTGGAGAATCCGGATGTACTAAAAGGGCTGGTCGCTGCACGCGATCGCGCGGAACTTCCCGCTGAATGCGTGATCGTAGGATTCGCTGCCGAAACGGGTGATGCCGATAAGTCCGCATTGGAATACGCGCAAGAGAAGTTTGCTCGAAAGGGCTGCGATGTAATCATGGCTAATGAAGTAGGTCGCGATAAGACTTTCGGCCAGAAATCCAATGAAGGTTGGATTCTGCGTTCTGGGCTAGAACCGCAACGGGTGGAGCATGGTTCGAAGCAGGTGGTGGCCGCTCAAATCTTGGCAGCGGTGAATGAAATGTTGCGGGACTAG
- the rpoZ gene encoding DNA-directed RNA polymerase subunit omega, with protein sequence MTNVTTPSNTEAAKAEPVFDDPIGITDPPIDELLDKVSSKYALVIFAAKRARQINSYYQEQDEGVFEFVGPLVTPEPGEKPLSIALREIDAGLLDHEEGK encoded by the coding sequence GTGACTAACGTGACCACCCCTTCTAACACTGAAGCCGCAAAGGCGGAGCCAGTATTTGATGATCCGATTGGCATTACTGATCCGCCGATCGATGAGCTTTTGGACAAGGTTTCTTCTAAGTATGCTTTGGTCATCTTTGCCGCAAAGCGTGCACGCCAGATCAATAGCTACTACCAAGAGCAGGATGAAGGTGTCTTCGAGTTCGTAGGCCCACTGGTTACCCCAGAGCCTGGCGAGAAGCCTTTGTCCATCGCGTTGCGCGAGATCGATGCTGGCCTACTTGACCACGAGGAAGGAAAGTAG
- the metK gene encoding methionine adenosyltransferase, with the protein MTDNAAVATRLFTSESVTEGHPDKICDAISDAILDALLEKDPQSRVAVETLVTTGQVHVVGEVRTEAYVEIPALVRNTLKSIGFTSSEVGFDGNTCGVNIAIGEQSQEIGAGVDNSTEARAQGEDYDEENDIAGAGDQGLMFGYASNETAEYMPLPIALAHRLSRRLTQVRKEGIVDHLRPDGKTQVTFAYTDDNEPSHLDTVVISTQHDTEVDSAWLEGPLRSEVLEWVIKNAGLEKYYTKDTNLLVNPSGSFILGGPMGDAGLTGRKIIVDTYGGMARHGGGAFSGKDPSKVDRSAAYAMRWVAKNIVAAGLADRAEVQVAYAIGRAKPVGLYVETFGTAKEGLSDANIQAAVNRVFDLRPAAIIRELDLLRPIYAQTAAYGHFGRTDVELPWEQLNRVEALRAAAGL; encoded by the coding sequence GTGACTGATAACGCTGCAGTGGCAACTCGTCTTTTTACCAGCGAGTCCGTTACGGAAGGCCATCCCGACAAGATTTGTGACGCCATTTCTGACGCCATCCTCGATGCCTTGCTGGAAAAGGATCCTCAATCCCGCGTCGCCGTGGAAACTCTGGTGACCACGGGACAGGTTCACGTGGTGGGCGAGGTACGCACCGAGGCATATGTAGAAATCCCAGCCCTCGTGCGCAATACTCTGAAGTCCATCGGCTTTACTTCTTCGGAGGTCGGCTTCGACGGCAATACCTGTGGCGTCAACATTGCCATTGGCGAGCAATCCCAGGAGATCGGGGCCGGCGTAGATAACTCCACCGAGGCTCGCGCCCAAGGTGAAGATTATGATGAGGAAAACGATATCGCTGGTGCCGGCGACCAGGGGCTGATGTTTGGCTACGCTTCAAATGAAACCGCGGAATACATGCCGCTGCCTATTGCTTTGGCACACCGGTTGTCTCGTCGCCTGACACAAGTACGCAAGGAAGGCATCGTCGACCACCTGCGTCCGGACGGAAAAACCCAGGTTACCTTTGCCTACACCGATGATAATGAGCCTTCCCACCTAGATACTGTGGTTATCTCCACGCAGCACGATACCGAGGTTGATAGCGCTTGGCTTGAAGGACCTCTGCGCAGCGAGGTTCTGGAATGGGTTATCAAAAATGCGGGCTTGGAAAAGTACTACACCAAGGACACAAATCTACTGGTGAACCCTTCCGGTTCCTTCATTCTCGGTGGTCCGATGGGAGATGCTGGGTTAACCGGACGCAAGATTATCGTTGATACCTATGGTGGTATGGCCCGTCATGGCGGCGGTGCTTTCTCCGGCAAGGATCCCAGCAAGGTGGATCGCTCCGCAGCATACGCCATGCGGTGGGTGGCAAAAAATATCGTCGCCGCTGGGCTAGCTGACCGCGCTGAGGTACAGGTTGCATACGCAATTGGTCGTGCAAAGCCGGTTGGTTTGTACGTCGAGACCTTCGGTACCGCTAAGGAAGGGTTGAGCGATGCGAATATTCAAGCTGCGGTAAATAGGGTTTTTGACCTTCGACCTGCAGCTATCATCCGCGAGCTGGATCTGCTTCGCCCCATTTATGCCCAAACTGCGGCCTATGGCCACTTTGGCCGTACCGATGTTGAACTGCCTTGGGAACAGCTGAACCGAGTAGAAGCATTGCGCGCTGCCGCCGGCCTGTAG